A genomic window from Lycium barbarum isolate Lr01 chromosome 4, ASM1917538v2, whole genome shotgun sequence includes:
- the LOC132636378 gene encoding indole-3-acetic acid-amido synthetase GH3.6-like: MPEAPKTFSVTEENKKTLHFIEEVTTKADEVQKRVLSEILSRNANVEYLQRHGLKNGYCTDRDTFKKVMPVITYEDIQPEINRIANGDTSPIFCSQPVSEFLTSSGTSGGERKLMPTTEEELGRRSLLYSLLMPVMSQFVPDLEKGKGMYFLFIKSEAKTPGGLLARPVLTSYYKSPHFKNRRPDPYTNYTSPNETILCPDSYQSMYSQMLCGLCQNAEVLRVGAVFASGFIRAIRFLDKHWPLLCDDIRSGTINAELITDPSVREVVMKILKPDPDLADFIGAECSKKSWQGIITRLWPNTKYVDVIVTGTMSQYIPILDYYSNGLPLVCTMYASSECYFGVNLNPLCKPADVSYTLIPTMCYFEFLPIHRNNGVMDSISAPKSLNEKGQQKLVDLVDVKIGQEYELVVTTYAGLYRYRVGDVLRVAGFKNNAPQFNFICRKNVVLSIDSDKTDEVELQNAMKNAVSHLMPFDAHVTEYTSYADTTTTIPGHYVLFWEINVNGSTPVPPSVFEDCCLTVEESLNSVYRQGRVSDKSIGPLEIRIVEVGTFDKLMDYAISLGASINQYKTPRCVKFAPIIELLNSKVMSNCFSPKCPKWIPGHKQWNNMN; encoded by the exons ATGCCTGAGGCACCAAAGACTTTTAGTGTTACAGAAGAAAACAAGAAAACTCTTCATTTCATTGAAGAGGTGACAACCAAAGCTGATGAAGTCCAAAAGAGAGTACTTTCTGAAATTCTCTCTCGAAATGCCAACGTTGAGTACTTGCAGCGCCATGGTCTTAAAAATGGCTATTGTACCGACAGAGACACCTTCAAGAAAGTCATGCCTGTTATTACCTATGAAGATATTCAGCCTGAAATCAACCGTATTGCTAATGGCGATACATCTCCCATCTTCTGCTCCCAACCCGTCTCCGAGTTCTTGACAAG TTCTGGCACATCAGGAGGGGAAAGAAAATTGATGCCAACGACAGAGGAAGAGCTAGGGAGAAGATCACTTCTCTATAGCCTTTTAATGCCTGTGATGAGCCAATTTGTTCCAGATTTGGAGAAAGGAAAAGGAATGTACTTTCTGTTCATAAAATCTGAAGCTAAAACCCCAGGTGGACTATTAGCTCGCCCTGTTTTAACAAGTTATTACAAAAGCCCTCATTTCAAGAACAGACGACCCGACCCTTATACAAACTACACTAGCCCGAATGAAACAATTCTCTGCCCTGATTCTTACCAGAGCATGTATTCCCAAATGCTTTGCGGACTCTGCCAAAATGCAGAAGTCCTAAGGGTTGGCGCGGTTTTCGCCTCTGGCTTCATCCGCGCCATCCGCTTCCTCGATAAACACTGGCCTCTTCTTTGTGATGATATTCGATCTGGTACCATAAACGCCGAATTGATTACCGATCCTTCAGTGAGGGAAGTTGTGATGAAAATTCTTAAACCTGATCCGGACTTGGCTGATTTTATTGGGGCGGAATGTAGCAAGAAATCATGGCAAGGGATTATTACTAGGCTGTGGCCTAATACAAAGTATGTTGATGTTATTGTGACTGGAACAATGTCACAGTATATACCAATTCTTGATTATTATAGCAATGGTCTCCCTCTTGTGTGTACCATGTATGCTTCCTCTGAATGCTACTTTGGTGTCAACCTTAACCCCCTTTGCAAGCCTGCAGATGTCTCGTACACACTTATTCCGACCATGTGCTACTTCGAGTTCTTGCCAATTCATAGAAACAATGGTGTCATGGATTCTATCTCCGCGCCAAAATCGCTCAATGAGAAAGGACAGCAAAAGTTAGTTGATTTAGTTGATGTCAAGATTGGCCAGGAGTACGAGCTTGTTGTCACCACATATGCTG GACTCTATCGGTACAGGGTTGGTGATGTGCTTAGAGTTGCTGGCTTCAAAAACAACGCCCCTCAATTCAACTTCATTTGCAGGAAAAATGTAGTCTTGAGCATTGATTCAGACAAGACTGATGAAGTTGAGCTGCAAAACGCCATGAAAAATGCAGTGAGCCACTTGATGCCATTCGATGCACACGTGACCGAGTACACCAGCTACGCGGACACAACCACCACAATTCCAGGCCACTACGTCTTATTCTGGGAAATTAACGTGAATGGCTCAACCCCAGTTCCTCCATCGGTCTTTGAAGACTGTTGCCTCACAGTTGAAGAGTCGTTAAACAGCGTCTACCGCCAAGGCCGTGTGTCGGACAAATCCATAGGCCCTCTTGAAATCAGGATTGTGGAAGTTGGGACATTTGATAAGCTAATGGACTATGCTATAAGCTTAGGTGCTTCAATAAACCAGTACAAGACACCACGGTGTGTGAAATTTGCACCTATTATTGAACTTTTGAATTCAAAAGTCATGTCCAATTGCTTCAGCCCAAAGTGTCCAAAATGGATTCCAGGCCACAAGCAATGGAACAACATGAACTGA